In the genome of Candidatus Neomarinimicrobiota bacterium, one region contains:
- a CDS encoding TrkH family potassium uptake protein — protein sequence MASLGITLLIPAGISWYYGEGVESGFLFSSGFCILFGVPLWFIFRNDRRLTNRDGFAIVAFSWITTAIISAIPFYMTGAIPNITDAFFEAMSGVTTTGATIIGSPITMPHLPNGIESLPMSVLFWRSFIQWIGGMGIIVFYIAILPLLGVGGVQLFKAEMPGPVADKIRPRVKETARFLWMTYLGFTFAEIILLSMSGMSWFDSVCHAFTTMPTGGFSTKNASIGAFANPVTHYIIIIFMMIAGVNFTLHFRAITGNVKTYFRDKEFLFYLGLIMTITFIIFLTLGAPKNDWSHSNFQNALFQTVSILTTTGFGSADYELWTFFAQFLLLNLMFIGGMGGSTGGGMKTIRFMLILKYAASETRRMLHTKAIIPIRIGKRLISEDIIRNTLGFFLFYVSIFAITSITLTAMDLDIISAVSVAASSIGNIGPALGDFGPTENYALLHPIGKWLLSFCMLLGRLEIFTIMVIFSRVFWK from the coding sequence ATGGCATCGCTTGGAATTACACTTCTAATTCCCGCCGGTATTTCTTGGTATTATGGAGAAGGTGTGGAATCAGGGTTTTTATTTAGTTCAGGATTTTGCATATTATTTGGAGTTCCATTATGGTTTATTTTCCGTAATGATCGCAGATTAACCAATAGGGATGGATTTGCCATCGTTGCATTTTCTTGGATAACGACCGCAATCATTTCTGCGATTCCTTTTTACATGACGGGCGCAATCCCAAATATTACAGACGCATTTTTTGAAGCAATGTCCGGCGTTACAACAACCGGTGCGACTATCATTGGCAGTCCAATCACAATGCCTCACTTACCCAATGGTATAGAAAGTCTTCCAATGAGTGTACTGTTTTGGAGATCGTTTATTCAATGGATTGGCGGAATGGGTATCATAGTTTTTTATATTGCAATTTTACCTTTATTGGGAGTTGGAGGTGTTCAACTTTTTAAGGCAGAAATGCCCGGCCCGGTTGCCGATAAAATTCGACCACGTGTTAAAGAAACAGCTCGATTCCTTTGGATGACTTACCTCGGATTTACTTTTGCTGAAATCATTCTTTTATCTATGAGCGGAATGTCTTGGTTTGATTCAGTTTGTCATGCATTTACCACCATGCCAACAGGCGGGTTCTCAACAAAAAATGCTAGCATTGGGGCATTTGCAAATCCGGTAACACATTATATAATCATCATCTTTATGATGATCGCCGGTGTGAATTTTACACTTCATTTCAGGGCAATTACCGGAAATGTAAAAACCTATTTCAGAGATAAGGAATTTCTGTTTTACCTTGGATTAATTATGACGATAACTTTCATTATCTTTTTGACACTTGGTGCTCCAAAAAATGATTGGTCTCACAGTAATTTTCAGAATGCGTTATTTCAAACTGTTTCTATTTTAACAACTACCGGATTTGGTTCTGCGGATTATGAACTTTGGACCTTTTTTGCTCAATTTTTATTACTAAACCTAATGTTTATAGGAGGCATGGGAGGGTCCACAGGTGGTGGAATGAAAACGATCAGATTTATGTTAATTTTGAAATATGCCGCTAGTGAAACACGAAGAATGCTACACACAAAAGCAATAATTCCTATTCGAATTGGGAAAAGATTAATTAGTGAGGACATTATTCGAAATACTCTCGGATTTTTTCTTTTTTACGTGTCCATCTTTGCGATTACTTCTATTACCCTTACGGCCATGGATTTAGATATCATTTCCGCTGTCAGTGTTGCTGCATCATCAATTGGAAATATTGGTCCAGCGCTTGGCGATTTTGGCCCAACAGAAAATTATGCATTATTACATCCGATTGGAAAATGGCTATTATCTTTTTGTATGCTTTTGGGTAGGTTAGAAATC